The genomic region CTCCGCGGTGGTGACCTCCTGGACCTCGCCGTAGCCGCGGGCGGCCAGCCAGTCGAGCACGTCGCGGACGAGGATCTCCGGCACGCTCGCGCCGCTGGTGACGCCGACCGAGTCGACACCCTCCAGCCAGGCCTCGTCGATCTCGTCGGCGTAGTCGACCAGGTAGCCGGCCTTGGCGCCGTGCTCGACGGCGACCTCGACCAGGCGGACCGAGTTCGACGAGTTGCGGGAGCCGACGACGATCATCAGGTCGGCGTCCGCGGCGAGCTTCTTGACCGCGGCCTGGCGGTTCTGGGTGGCGTAGCAGATGTCGTCGCTCGGCGGGTCCTGCAGGTGCGGGAACCGCTCGCGCAGCCGGCGCACCGTCTCCATCGTCTCGTCGACCGACAGCGTGGTCTGGGACAGCCAGACCACCTTCTCCGGGTCGCGGACCTCGACGTTCGGCACGTCGCCCGGGCCGTCCACCAGGTGGATGTGCTCGGGCGCCTCGCCGCTCGTGCCGATGACCTCCTCGTGGCCCTCGTGGCCGATCAGCAGGATGTCGTAGTCGGTGGCGGCGAACCGCTTGGCCTCGTGGTGCACCTTGGTGACCAGCGGGCAGGTCGCGTCGATCGTCTTCAGCTGCCGCGCGGCGGCCTCCTGGTGCACCACCGGCGCGACGCCGTGCGCGGAGAAGATCACCGTCTCGCCCTCGGGCACCTCGTCGGTCTCGTCGACGAAGATCGCGCCGCGGGCCTGCAGGGTCTGCACGACGTGCTTGTTGTGCACGATCTCCTTGCGCACGTAGACCGGCGGGCCGTACAGGTCGAGCGCCTTCTCGACCGCGACCACCGCCCGGTCCACGCCGGCGCAGTACCCGCGCGGGGCCGCGAGCAGCACCCGCTTGGTCTTCAGCGCGGTGGGCGTACCGATGGTCTCAGGCTGGGCAGTCACGCCCCCATCGTACGGGGCGCCGCCGGCTCGTCCCGAGCCCGTGGCGCAGCTCACCCGGCCACTTTCCGCGCGACCGCGCGATGCCGCGTCAGTGGGCCGTGACGCAGATCACCCGCCGCGTGGTACCAGGGGCCGGGCTCGAACCGGCGACCGCGCCCTTATGAAAGGCGTGCGCTACCCGCTGCGCCACCCTGGTGGAGGCGGACACTTGCCGGAGGCAAGAAAGTCGAGGAGCCGCCCGCCCTGTCCGGGCGGCTCCCCTAGGAGGTGTTCACTGCACTCAGGATGCGAGCCCGAAATCCGGTTGCGCAAAGGAATTTCAGTACGTCACGGCGTCGCCGACCCACGCCACAGCCGCCCTCCCGCCCCGCACTCCGATGGGTTGACCCACCGGATGCAGGGTTGGCCCTCCAGGATGTCACGGGCCAACCCTGCATCCGATGGGCCAACCCGTCAGAGCGGCCGGGCGTGGACCGGGCCTGATGGTTGCGGTGGAGTGGTGGGATATCGGGGGCACGGGGTGCCGGCTGACCCTGGGTCCCGCCCCGACGCGTACGGCGCGCACGAGAATGTCCGGGCGGGGTCGTAGGGTCTGGGGGTGGCATTGGAGACCTCGCCGGACGCCCCGGCCGCCGTGCGGACGATCGCGAACGGGATCGCCGGCTGGATCAACCAGCTCGGCGCCGTCTGGGTCGAAGGGCAGCT from Kribbella flavida DSM 17836 harbors:
- a CDS encoding 4-hydroxy-3-methylbut-2-enyl diphosphate reductase, with the protein product MTAQPETIGTPTALKTKRVLLAAPRGYCAGVDRAVVAVEKALDLYGPPVYVRKEIVHNKHVVQTLQARGAIFVDETDEVPEGETVIFSAHGVAPVVHQEAAARQLKTIDATCPLVTKVHHEAKRFAATDYDILLIGHEGHEEVIGTSGEAPEHIHLVDGPGDVPNVEVRDPEKVVWLSQTTLSVDETMETVRRLRERFPHLQDPPSDDICYATQNRQAAVKKLAADADLMIVVGSRNSSNSVRLVEVAVEHGAKAGYLVDYADEIDEAWLEGVDSVGVTSGASVPEILVRDVLDWLAARGYGEVQEVTTAEESLTFALPRELRTDLKAAGLPTTGTSDHA